The Lactuca sativa cultivar Salinas chromosome 2, Lsat_Salinas_v11, whole genome shotgun sequence genome includes the window ATTCAACTAGAGGACTCTCTTGAGAATGTTGTTGTGAAGCTAATGAGACAAGCCGGTGTAAAACAAATGATCTAGCTGGAAATGGTGCCACCACTTCCATTATCCTTTCTTATGACCTCATTGTTGAAGGTGTAAAGGTATGAAAAAACATAGCTTTATCTCATCAATGAAAGACAAACACAATGAATTCAATTGGTTTTTGCTCTTGAATGTTTCCTGTTGATCTTGATTTTGAGACCTAAAGGCTGGTAATttttgctcatacacatatacatacatatcacGTGTTAATGGAGATGAAAGATGGTGATTTTGGTGACTGATATAGAGATAAGGGTGGAAAGGTTGAGGTAAgggtaaaatgattatttttcatCGGTCAGCACATATACAATCAAACAATATGGTTTCTTACTCGGTCAGAATTTCTTATCCAGACAGACATTTCCCAGTTAGCACTTTCTCAACcaacaactatcaaacgggacctaaaTCCTTAGCTAATTGCTTCAGTTCCATTTTTGGACAAGTtcttaaaatttataaaattagaAGAGTGATTTTATAGatgtttaattaaaatgtctGCAAGCAATAATGGTTACTTAGACAATGAAGAAGACAACAAAATACAAACATCCCATTGTTTCACAAAGTGATTTAAGTCATACCGGAAGACATAAAGAGGTTAAAGACATTATAGGTTTTAAAAAGGTttcattttgttttatatttgATCTAAAAGCTTCATTTTGTGCTTATGAATTATATTTGTTTATGTCTAGGGACGTATATGTTTATAAAAGCTTCCTTATAAATGGTTtgatttgtgtttatgatctaaaaGCTTGCATCTCGACATCCCCTTCATTTGTTTATAAACGCTTCATTTTGAGCTTATGGATTTGATTTAAGTATGTCTACGTATTTGTTTATAAAAGCTTCCTTTGCTAATAATATGAATGATGATAGAAAAATACAAGCTTTTAGATCATAAACACTAATCAAACGAATaaacattaagcaaatacacTAATAACTACTATGAAAAATTATTTACAATTATGATGAATCATGAAagaaaggataattacaagaatAACACAAACTCATTACAACTATTTACAATGTTGATCAAAGAATAACATATACACAACAAACAGTATTTCAGCTCATTACTACAATATTTCACACTTCCATCTCATCTTCACAACGTTTCTCCAATTTTCATGATGTTCTTTCTCACATTCAACCTCCATATTTTGAACAATCATGGAAATACTATTCTAAACAACTTGTAAGGCAACATTAAGAGCAACTTATAGAACTAATGAATCATAGTATATTTAATCAGTGAAAATGGATATATTCATAACTCATAAGGCAAACTATGCGAAAGTACAGAAATAAGTCTAAGTAGAAAAGAGAACCAAGTTATCATAAATCGAAATGACTGAAGAAGATCAACAAAAAGATTTCTAAATATAAAGAGTAGTAGTTATATCATATATGCCAATTTTTGTATACAAAGATTTTATTTACTAACCAATGAGGAATGCTCCACAATTAGCTTCAGACGTTTGGCCAATACATCAAACTCTGCAATATGTTGATCCCTCCATCGCTTCTCAAAGCTAATCTCTTTCTCAAGATTTGAATTTCTTTGAAGATCAATCATCGTTTTAATCTCCTTCAACGACTGATCAAGAACATCAGCAAGAGTCTTGTTTGCAAAATGCATAACATCATCACCACCACTCTTTACCCTGACTTCTTTTCGCGCCATTTCAGCATTACGCTTCAATTCTACATTCACATCATTAAGCTTAACATCGCCATTGAAACCACCAGCAGTAGCAGCACCAGCAGCAAGGTTGTTAAATCTGTTACGGTTGCTGCGATTGTTCGTTTCCTTAATCACAGACGGCAAAGCTAATACAGCCATAGAAGTCGAAGGTAGCGTCGGCGAGAAACTAACCTTAACCCCAACCAAATTCGGCTTACAGTTGTGATTATTAACCGGGTTAGAATCCGAATTGGAAACGCCAGATGGTAAAAACGGATGATCCGGCTCCCAAAGTTGCTTCGAAAGATCATACAACGCACGATCCTGCGGCGAAAGCAGCGCCTTGTCGAGCCCTTTCGACAGCCGAGAGGAAATCACCCTGAACTTCTTCCGGAGACGACGGAGCTTCTCAGACAGCTGCGATTTCGTGTACGGCTGCGACATTCCATGGGAGAATCGAGAGTAGAATATTCCGAGATCTCGAGGGAAGGACAAGCCTTGGGAAGAACAATCGAGGAGTCCCTGGAGGAAACGGATCTCGTCTGGCTCGGTCCAAATCCGATGAAATTTGAAAGGAGGTTGCCTGGCGATGGCGTCATGATCGGGATCGGGATCGGCGTCGTCGTCGTCGGATTCGAGTTTGGGCGTTGAGAGGATTAGAGTGGATGTGGGGGTTTTGCGCTTAATTGGAAGCTTACTACCAGAAGAAGGGATTGATGAAATGGGGTTGGGTTGTTGTATAGCCATAGGAGGGTTTGATGGTGGGGTGAAGTCCATGGTTCTCACCTTGTTTGTGTGTTGTTTGTTTGAATCATCGGTTTTGAGTGTGGGTGTGGGTGAGGGTGAGGGTGAGGTCGTGAGGGGGGTGGTTTGACCAAGATTTGGTCAAATTTGAAGTGTTAGCTGTTAAGGTAGGGTTGGGACTTTGGGATGTAGTTTAACCTCGTGATCCTATAAATGTGATAATATTGTGAATTCCACCATAAAATTTGGAGTTAATTTTGAGGAAATGATTTCTTAAATAACTAAATGAGATGTAAATAAGATTAATTTTAAATCTTTATCTATAAGTAACaattttgataaactaatttttattgAGAATACTATTTATACTAAACTAAAGCAAATAGAATGAGAAAATGACTCTACATGATAAAGACTTCTAAGACTTGTTGGATAAGTAAACTAATAAGAAAAAGAAGATGACTTAAATTAGGAAACAAATATCTATATGTATCTCAATACTCCCTCTTAAATTGGACTGTGAAGGTTACGAACACCTAActtgctacataaaaatcaaaaCCGGTCCGCTCCCAAAGCTTTAGTGAAAATGTTTGTCGTTAAAAAGTCTGACCAAATTGGACATGGTTTTATCTCTCTACTAGCAACACGCTCTCTCACGAAGTAATAATCAATTTCAACATGTTTTGTGTGTTCATGATAAACATGATTAGTTGCAATATGACGAGAAACTTCATTATCACACATTAATGGTGTAGCATACTTTTGTGTTGCATCAAAATCTTGAAGAAGCCATCTTAACCAAAGAACTTCACATACCGTGTTAGCCATTAACTTATATTCGGCGTTAGTGAAAATTTTTGTAGGTAAAAAGTCTGACCAAATTGGACATGGTTTTATCTCTCTATTAGCAACCCGCTCTCTCATGAAGTAATAATCCATTTCAACATGTTTTGTGTGTTCATGATAAACATGATTAACTGCAATATGACGAGAAACTTCGTTATCACACATTAATGGTGTAGCATCCTTTTGTGTTGCATCAAAATCTTGAAGAAGCCATCTTAACCAAAGAACTTCACATACTGTGTCAACTGTTAACCTGTATTCGGCTTCAGCCAAAGATCTAGCaaccacactttgtttctttgtcCGCCAGGATATTGGAGAACCACCCATACTAATGAAATAACCAGTGAAAGACTTTCTTGTTGATGGACAACTCAACCAGCTAGCGTCACAATAAGCCACTAGGATAAGGCCTCTAGAAGCAGGTAAAAATAAACCTTGTCCAAGAGTGGTTATTATCGAAGTACCCGAATTGCTGCATCCCACTGTGTTTTTCGTGGTTTTTTGAGAAACTAGCTCAGCTGGTTTATGAAGTATGCAATATTTGGATGTGGGACGGTAAGATAAAGTAATCTTCCTACAAGGCGACGTTATTTAGGAGTATCTACTTCAGGACTGTTATCATCTTTCTTGAGACACAAGTTTTGCTCCATAGGAAAAGAACAGGGACAACTTCCTTGAATTCCACAATCTTCTAAAATATCGAGAGTATACTTGCATTGACTGATTACAATGTCATCTGGTGATCGTGCTACTTTAATACCCAAGAAGTATTTTAGTGGTCCTAAATCCTTGATGTTGAACTGTGTTTGTAAATATGCCTTCACTTCTTCAAGTTTATCATTATTGTTTCCCATGAGAAGAATATCATCGACATATATAAGGGCTATAATGTGTGTAAATTCATTTTTGAAAATGAACATGGAGTGATCTGCTTTTGATGGTCTAAAACCGTTGTTGACTAGAGACTTGGTAAACTTTTGATACCAATTTCGGATGCTTGTCGTAAACCGTATATGGATTTTTGTAGCTTGCATACACAATCTTCATATGTTTTAACAAATCCTTGTGGAATCTTCTTGTAGACTTCTTTATCAAGATCACCCTGCAAAAAAGCATTGTTAACGTCCATTTGATGGATGATCCATTTCCTTTTAGAAGCAACAGCCAAAACACATTGAACCGTTACTAATTTTGAAACAGATGCAAAAGTCTCATGGAAGGGAAGTAAGTACCCAACTTGTCCACATGGCTTGTATTTTATCTTATAGACCCATTTTGAGTCGATAACTTTCTTTCCCGGTAGAAGGGAAGTAAGTACCCAAGTTTCGTTCTCTTCAAGAGCACTAATTTCTTTGCTTATTGTGTCACGCCAATTTGGATCAGCCACGACTTGCAAAAAATTATTTGGTTTGCCATGTGCCGTAATAGCCGCAAGAAATGCCCGATGAGCTTTCTGAGAATCTATTATAAGAAACGAATTGGGAAATTGGATGTGTCGTTGACTTATCTGATGTTGATATAGCATTCATATGTTCACGCATTgatgttcgtttggatggatcgtttcgatccgatccaattaagtaaatccaaatGGATTTCGGTTTTCACTATATAGATCCgaattgtccaaactaaattcaaatccgatccgatccgatccaatgcaattacaatttggttggatcggtttttataattcggttttcaaaaggcATAACATTTAAAAacgatatataattaaaatattatcaaatttttataaaagaagcaaaaacaaattatttagttggaatttgtaatttataaacaactattaaaatgatatattataatttaatatttaatagataaaacatttttgagagaaaatgcatattaattttttttattaggtgaaaccttttgaacttttttgaaaaaaaatattttgtaaaactaataaataattatagatatattaaaaataaatatataataaattgtTATTCAGTTTTTttgactattcggttcttattttataaatcaaaaccaatcccaaatccaaaataataattcggttttgattaaatccaatccaaaaatccgaatatccaaaccaaattgtccaattggataattcagttttatccaaatagtgaagaACCTTACGTGCAAGTGAAGGTGGTAAGTCATAACAAATTCATCTAGGTGTTTCACCTTGGTCTTTGTTCTTGTGTTTCGCCAATTTTGCTTTGACTTTGGTTGAAGCTGAATGATAACAAATCTGCCTCTTCAATGTTTGAATTTAGAATTAAGTGGGAACTCTTCATGTTCTGGATCCAACCCATTGTTTCCTTTAAAATGCCAAACAAACTATAAcaggttttaaattttaattacaaATGTATTTACAATAGTGTTATGTCTTTAATTTTGAGTTGAGTTTAAAAAGTGCTTAACAAGACCTTAAAATAATGTTGAAATGTTAATTATGATATGTCATGATTACCATTACTAATACTTAGCAATGGCCTATATAACCAAAACGTATATCGGTATATGCAGTTATGTGGTGGCTCACCTTTTTAAGGGTTTTTTAAAAGGATGATAATATGATATGAGTTTTGTGGGCTCTGGCCCATATACATGTTTAAGCCCGTTTTCTTATTGTATATAGATCTCGTTAAATATTAATGTTtctaaattgataaaaaaaatagaaaaaaaatcgtTTGGAGATTTAACAGGATTAGGGATGACAAAAAGCCTCATACCCAATAGGGAACCCGAAACTCGCACCCGTTTTGACTGGGGAATCCCCAGGTTGACCGGGGATGGGGACCGGGATGAGGAATACCCGAATAAAAAAAGTGGGGATGAGGATGGGATGGGGATACCCATAATCCCCGACCCTGGACCTGCCCCcgacatatattaatatataaaaataatacataacaTATATTTATAGTATAGTTTATAATACATAAACTTTGATCTAAGTAACCTAATTCATTAGTAATTATTTGGTTGAAATTAtactttttgctttttcttttatctaatttaaacttatatatatatatatatatatatatatatatatatatatatatatatatatatatatatatatatatatatatatatatatatatatatatatatatatatatatttctcttTGGTTGATCTATTTTACGTTAAATATCAATCTGATAATTTTTTTCTACTTGATTTTTCATGTATGTCtttaaatttggtagaaaatttatttatatttttttatgcaatttatgggtacttatatattttataaaatctttaaacTTATGCTGGTAAAATTGAAATATAGAGTTTTTTCTTACGTA containing:
- the LOC111883413 gene encoding probable transcription factor At5g28040, producing MDFTPPSNPPMAIQQPNPISSIPSSGSKLPIKRKTPTSTLILSTPKLESDDDDADPDPDHDAIARQPPFKFHRIWTEPDEIRFLQGLLDCSSQGLSFPRDLGIFYSRFSHGMSQPYTKSQLSEKLRRLRKKFRVISSRLSKGLDKALLSPQDRALYDLSKQLWEPDHPFLPSGVSNSDSNPVNNHNCKPNLVGVKVSFSPTLPSTSMAVLALPSVIKETNNRSNRNRFNNLAAGAATAGGFNGDVKLNDVNVELKRNAEMARKEVRVKSGGDDVMHFANKTLADVLDQSLKEIKTMIDLQRNSNLEKEISFEKRWRDQHIAEFDVLAKRLKLIVEHSSLVSK